A region of Staphylococcus sp. IVB6181 DNA encodes the following proteins:
- the gvpU gene encoding gas vesicle accessory protein GvpU encodes MSSNSAKDDVLESFVQAANQDDFSLDITLMINGAIVTGTLISASEYFETQSKYFKGGNKRSKEFSEELAGASEAAESSDGEANYIHLKDVSIFLGDSKPTPSSGKITWRGNLSAVDSFFLGKIKTS; translated from the coding sequence ATGAGTAGTAATTCTGCTAAAGATGATGTATTAGAGTCCTTTGTACAAGCCGCAAATCAAGATGACTTTTCATTGGATATTACACTCATGATTAACGGTGCGATTGTTACAGGGACATTGATTTCAGCATCAGAGTACTTTGAAACACAAAGCAAGTATTTTAAAGGCGGAAATAAACGTTCTAAAGAATTCAGCGAAGAACTTGCCGGAGCAAGCGAAGCAGCTGAGTCATCTGACGGCGAAGCGAACTATATCCATTTAAAAGATGTCAGTATCTTTTTAGGAGACAGCAAGCCGACGCCTTCCAGCGGTAAAATTACTTGGAGAGGAAACTTAAGTGCAGTCGACAGTTTCTTCCTTGGAAAAATTAAAACGAGTTAA
- a CDS encoding DUF402 domain-containing protein, translating into MKVKYIDKRHWRRLIERDYTEVKVNNNKFKGIIGLITMKKVKEPLKVSVVGQTIVVADNNYQWLQIVPDKKRYSITVMLDEKGNPLEYYFDINIKNITQKGKARTVDLCLDIIVLPNGEYELVDEDDLLRALETKQISKKQYHEAYIIAHQLMMKIDHDFASMQENIMYCYNKIKHKYLNDKHTTHHHRDKS; encoded by the coding sequence GTGAAAGTAAAATACATCGATAAACGTCACTGGCGTCGTCTGATTGAAAGAGATTATACTGAAGTTAAGGTGAATAATAATAAATTCAAAGGAATCATTGGTCTAATCACAATGAAGAAAGTAAAGGAACCTTTAAAGGTTTCAGTCGTGGGACAGACGATTGTTGTCGCAGATAACAACTATCAGTGGCTTCAGATCGTTCCCGATAAGAAACGCTACAGTATAACAGTGATGCTAGATGAAAAAGGCAACCCGCTTGAATATTATTTTGATATCAACATCAAGAATATTACACAAAAGGGCAAAGCACGTACAGTGGACTTATGTCTAGACATCATTGTGCTGCCTAACGGAGAATATGAGTTGGTTGATGAAGATGACTTATTACGTGCATTAGAGACAAAGCAGATTTCGAAGAAACAATATCATGAAGCATACATTATCGCGCATCAATTGATGATGAAAATCGATCATGACTTTGCGAGTATGCAAGAAAATATTATGTATTGCTATAATAAGATTAAACATAAATATTTAAACGATAAACATACGACGCATCATCACCGCGACAAATCATGA
- a CDS encoding LysR family transcriptional regulator, translated as MKIEDYRLLITLDETRTLRKAAEILYISQPAVTQRLKAIENAFGVDIFIRTKKQLITTTEGAMVIEHARDMLKRERLFFDKMQAHMGEVNGTISIGCSSLIGQTLLPEVLSHYNDKYPNVEIQVRVGSSDHIKAHHRDYHIMIIRGSKILNLNNQYLFNDKHFFIYPKGKRDQAPELPFIEFQADPIYINQIKEWYGRNLGKDYHAMISVDQVATCKEMLVGGVGVTVLPEIMIKDLDPKRFDFEQVDIETHPLVRSTYLSYDSSMLQLPQVESFVDLVVNDIAEKPEA; from the coding sequence GTGAAGATTGAGGATTACCGATTGTTAATCACGTTAGACGAAACGCGTACATTGCGTAAAGCAGCTGAGATTTTATATATTTCTCAACCTGCTGTAACACAGCGATTAAAAGCGATAGAGAATGCATTTGGAGTGGATATCTTTATACGTACCAAAAAGCAGCTGATTACTACGACTGAGGGCGCAATGGTCATAGAACATGCCAGAGATATGCTGAAACGCGAGCGTTTGTTCTTTGATAAGATGCAAGCCCATATGGGAGAAGTCAACGGCACAATCTCTATAGGGTGCTCTTCATTGATAGGTCAAACATTGCTGCCTGAAGTGCTGAGTCATTATAACGATAAGTATCCGAATGTAGAAATTCAAGTACGCGTGGGTTCCAGTGATCATATAAAAGCACATCATCGAGACTATCACATTATGATTATCCGCGGCAGTAAAATTTTAAATTTGAACAACCAATACTTATTCAATGACAAACATTTCTTTATTTACCCCAAAGGCAAGAGAGACCAAGCACCAGAATTACCATTTATCGAGTTTCAAGCAGACCCGATTTATATTAATCAAATCAAAGAATGGTATGGCCGCAACTTAGGCAAAGATTATCATGCAATGATATCTGTAGACCAAGTTGCTACATGTAAAGAAATGCTTGTTGGCGGTGTCGGTGTGACGGTGCTGCCGGAAATTATGATTAAAGATTTAGATCCGAAGCGTTTTGATTTTGAACAAGTTGATATTGAAACACATCCATTAGTGCGTTCAACTTATTTGAGTTATGACTCCAGCATGTTGCAATTGCCGCAAGTAGAATCATTCGTTGATTTAGTGGTCAATGATATTGCAGAAAAGCCAGAAGCATAA